GGCCAGCTCGACGACGAAATGAAACGCGAGGCATGGCTGACGCACCCTGCTTCCCTTGAGCTGGTCTTCAGCACGAATGCCGGAGAGCTCTGGAAAACAATTCTACAGCAGAAAGGATGGAAATATCGCCTGCTGTCGGAAACGCCCGAGGACTTGTCGTGGAATTGAACGCCGCCGCACGGCGTAACAAACGGTCAGCCTACCGGGATTCATCTGTTCCAGCGTCAAAACGGCCGACAGGGTGAGAAAATGCAGTCAAGGGGGAGTCGGGTCTAAAAAGTTCACCGATTGGTTGCACGGGAACGTGCTGACAGAGTTTTTTCCGGTCGCAAGCGGCAGGTTGAAGGGATCCGGGTCCCTGCCTGTGTTCAATTCCGGTTTCTCCGCCTCAGCTCTTCCAACTGGGGTTTGAGCTCTTTCTTGGTCTCGGGGTTCATGCGATCGATAAAGAGTATGCCCTGAAGGTGATCGGTTTCATGCTGGACCGCGCGGGCGAGCAGGCCGCCGCAGCGAAACTCAAGGCGCTGACCATTCTCACCGAGCGCGACGACATCCACCGATTCGGGCCGGGCGATGTCGGCATAAATTTCAGGGAAGCTCAAACATCCTTCCGGGCCCGCCACTGGTGGCGCCACAGGAACGATTTCCGGGTTCATCAACACGAGCGGCATGAACGCGTTGATGTCGGCCGGCTGTCCGTGGAATTGCAGAGTTGAAGGCCGGTCTTTGATTTCTCGCACGTCGATCACGGTCAGTTGCAGCGCGTGGCCCACCTGTTGGGCGGCCAGTCCGACTCCCGCGGCGGCGTACATGGTATCCAGCAAATCCTTTATCAACTGTTTGATTTGCGGCGTGACCTTCTCAACGCGGGCGCCCTTTTGTCGCAGGATCGGATGCCCGTATGTGACGACGGGAAGAATCATTGTTGGCGTTTTGATGCGAACAGTCGAAGTTCCTGCGGTGTGAGTCAAGTAGGGACGAGTTTCGAAAGGATCTTACTTTCCCGGCCATTTACGCAGAAGCCCGGTCAATTGGAGAATGGAGGGGCTCGTCGCCGTGCG
The Terriglobia bacterium genome window above contains:
- the def gene encoding peptide deformylase, whose protein sequence is MILPVVTYGHPILRQKGARVEKVTPQIKQLIKDLLDTMYAAAGVGLAAQQVGHALQLTVIDVREIKDRPSTLQFHGQPADINAFMPLVLMNPEIVPVAPPVAGPEGCLSFPEIYADIARPESVDVVALGENGQRLEFRCGGLLARAVQHETDHLQGILFIDRMNPETKKELKPQLEELRRRNRN